aacgacttgagagtatgtacatgactttggttgcaccaagatctgtttatcatgagacataccccctccacgatctttaccagagagagtctttgttctgtccgcggggTGGACGGAAagtcctgccggctcgatggctgagtcggtaacctcctccgacatccatgtctccgtaaggcagatgatgcagttgtccttagtttcgcggtggaattgaatacgagcctggagctcgcatagcttattgtccaaagactgtacatttgccagtaaaatggtgggtagtggggtcgattggctcgacgtctcagcctaaccagcacgccagctcgcttccccctccgtcggcgacgtttgcgtgagatcgcgcctaaaatggacggagatagttccgctactgttcctggcgggacgtccgagtaagagttgaaaaactctggtaggcggcgagcaactgccgatccaatctccagaagtgtgcatctgtcgtacgttaactggctgctaacgttttgtgcaaaaatagtcgcaataagaagaataaataacaaaaaactactacactactgtgtgtgtgtatgggtgtgtgtgtgtgcacacacacttctataTTTCGGGCTAGCATTAGCAGTGCTTACTGAAGCAGTGGCTGGCAAGGAGACGGTTCTGCAGGATTCTCATTCAGCAGACAAATGAAGCGTGAGCTGTCtgaagggcacacacacacacacacacacacacacacattcctctaCGCTAAGCACATAGACACACTGACTCctgaatgtacacacacacatacattctaatgctgagcacatacacacactggatgtacacctatacacacacacacacacattcattcctACGCTAAGCACATAGATACActggatgtacacacacacacaccgacacttaGACACACTCATTCCTACACCGAGCGAATTGACACGCTGACTCCTgaatgtacaaacacacacacatacacacacacatacacacacacacacatacacacacactcattcttaCGCTGAGTACATAGACACActggatgtacacacacacacacgcacccacccccacacacacacacacattcattcctACGCTAAGCACATAGACACActggatgtacacacacacacacgcacacactcacacacacacacattcattcctACGCTGAGCACATAGACACActggatgtacacacacacacacgcacacacacacacacacacacattcctacgctgagcacatagacacactggatgtacacacacacacacacacacacacattcctacgctgagcacatagacacactggatgtacacacacacacacgcacacacacacacacacacattcctatgctgagcacatagacacactggatgtacacacacacacacacacacacacactgggtgaaGGAATAGAGCTACAGAACACTTCTTAATTGATGTGAGGCGGCCAGCTGTGTCAGCCGGGCGGGGGAGGGCgagagaagagagcgagagcaTGGGCCGGACACGATgggacatgtacacacacacacacacacactctgattgaCTGGGAATACACACTCTGAGGGAGGAGAccagcgagaggagaggaggcgttaaggagagaggagggatgaaagagagagagggaggcggagctctaATGCTCCTCGCTCGCCCCCCGAGgtcgggagaagaagaagaagaagagaactctctctctctctccctccgaaAAGAGAGGTAGAGACGCGCCCTAGTTACGCGCCgtgcggtgcgttcagggtcccTCAGTCTCCTCCCTGGAGGATCCTAGAGGAGGATACAAGAGTGAGTACTCTTAAGGTAGGATTTATAAGTGCTCTTATAGTAGGATACAAGAGTAAGTACTCTTATAGTAGGATACAAGTGCTCTTATAGTAGGATATACTTACTATTACAGTATGATAAAAGTAATCTCATCCTCGTCAAGTCTACTCACGACGAGGATCCTTGTTATGTCTCCTCACGACGAGGATCCTTGTTATGTCTCCTCACGACGAGGAagtcacaaacaaataaaaaccagAGAGAAAGTTCATTTAGTGTTTAGACGTTTAAAATGAGACACGATGTCTCATgcatccacgtgtgtgtgtgtgtgtgtgtgtgtgtgtgcagttagaAGCTCAATCAGCCCGTCTGAGGGAAGAGGAAGCGAGGGAAGGAAGCCAGAGCGCCCTGGGCCCCGACCGACCTTTACCCCTcgtccttcatcctcctctcgcctcctcaaAGTTCAGCAGAGATTCTCTCTTTCTGATttatccctcctctctgtctccgtcTCCGTCCTTCCTTCCTACTTCCTTTCCTAACCACTTTCCCTTGTCCCCTTCTGTAAGTCGTTGCTCTTCTCCCCTTCTTTACCCGTCTTTAATTCGCTGCTCTTGCCCTTTCCGCTGTTACCCTCCCTTCCTTGTTTCCTACTTCCTTTCCACTTCCCCTTGTACCCTTCTTTGAGTTGTTGCTCTGCCAAAAAGAGCCTTTTCACTGTGGCCCTCTCTTCCTTGTTTCCTTCACTTGTTCCCTTTTAGGAAAACCCCCCAAATATTTTGACATCAACTTCTTGAATGGCTCCTAACCCCCAGAAGCtcgacttcctcctcctcctcctccttcttttcctcctcctcaatcttcttcttctcctcctcctccttcttttcctcctcctcaatcttcttcttctcctccttctttttcttcttctccttatccttcttcttcttctcctccttctttttcttcttctccttctcctcctcctcctccttcttttcctcctcctcaatcttcttcttcttctcctccttctcctccttcttttcctcctcctcaatcttattcttctcctccttcttcttctccttctcctcctccttcttcttattctcctccttctttttcttctcctcctccttcttttcctcctcctcaatcttattcttctcctccttcttcttctccttctttttcttcttctccttctcctcctccttcttattattctcctccttctttttcttcttctcattctccttctcctcattctcctcattcttcttctccttctcctcctccttcttcttattctcctccttctttttcttcttctcctcctcctcattcttcttctcctccttcttcttattctccttcttctcctccttctcctcattcttctcctcctcctcctccttcttcttcctcttctccttctcctcctccttcttcttattctcctccttctttttcttcttctccttctcctccttctcctccttcttcttctcctcctccttctcctccttcttcttattctcctccttcttctcctccttctcctcctcctcctcattcttcttctcctcctccttcttcttcttcttcttcttcttcttctcctcctccttcttcttcttcagatttTTTTCCCATCTAAAGTTAGCAGCTGCTAATCAAGATGA
The nucleotide sequence above comes from Pseudoliparis swirei isolate HS2019 ecotype Mariana Trench chromosome 24, NWPU_hadal_v1, whole genome shotgun sequence. Encoded proteins:
- the LOC130190284 gene encoding LOW QUALITY PROTEIN: uncharacterized protein LOC130190284 (The sequence of the model RefSeq protein was modified relative to this genomic sequence to represent the inferred CDS: deleted 1 base in 1 codon), translated to MRLSVSNSRCGAPLNPGTRSPSASSLPDNTALQAARIPKKKEEEKKKKKKKKKEEEKKNEEEEEKEEKKEENKKKEEKEEEKKKEEKEEKEKKKKKEENKKKEEEKEKRKKKEERRRRMRRRRRRRRIRRRRRRRMRRRRRRKRRRRIRRRRRRRRRRMRRMRRRKKKKKKEKKKEEKNKIEEEEKKEEEKKKKEENKKKEEEKEKKKEEKNKIEEEEKKEEKEEKKK